One Pantoea trifolii DNA segment encodes these proteins:
- a CDS encoding GMC family oxidoreductase, translated as MAQITKKEVDVVVCGLGWAGSLMSIELAMAGLEVRALERGGERDYPDFAYPKPADEYAYNVRNKVFATPKEVAVTVRYNSSQTALPTRKWGAFAPGTGVGGAGMHWTAVLIRPTPTDIKLKTYVDEAYKPGILQEDMRVMDFPFTWEEIEPYYYKFELICGQSGNTGNLRGQILPGGDPFEGPRSEPYPLPALEDTLNNVMFKEAATKLGYHPFPNPSACVSRAWKNPYGNQIAPCNYCGYCSKYPCLNYSKASPQTAVMDALKRMPNFSYEVHAEVVKVVLHDDQKTAKGVIYYDVDGNEVFQPAKIVVLSSFQLYNVRLMLLSGIGKPYNPITEEGVVGRNYAFLSNGGATLFFKDKNFNSYATAGATGQMFNDISPGNFDGPGLGFLGGAKIHSSQATGTPMAAALPKGTPSWGMGYKEGLEEWYNHSMKISITTTCQSYRDIYLDLDPNYTDHRGQPLLRMTFNWKENELKLQQHLKGIVGNIAKELNPDSMSMSFLPMGADFDLTKYVSTHNVGGAVMGDNPKTSALNKYLQSWDVHNVFVPGGNAFPQNFQANPTDTIGAITLMAAQAIKEHYLKNPGPLVQA; from the coding sequence ATGGCACAGATTACAAAGAAAGAAGTCGACGTCGTCGTTTGCGGCCTCGGTTGGGCCGGCTCGTTGATGAGCATCGAACTGGCGATGGCGGGACTCGAAGTACGCGCATTAGAGCGCGGCGGCGAGCGTGATTACCCGGATTTCGCTTACCCGAAACCGGCTGATGAATACGCCTACAACGTGCGTAACAAAGTGTTCGCCACCCCGAAAGAAGTGGCGGTTACCGTGCGTTACAACAGCAGCCAGACGGCGTTGCCCACCCGTAAATGGGGCGCGTTTGCGCCGGGTACCGGCGTCGGCGGCGCGGGCATGCACTGGACGGCGGTGCTGATTCGTCCCACCCCAACCGATATCAAGCTGAAAACCTACGTCGATGAGGCCTACAAGCCGGGTATCCTGCAGGAAGATATGCGCGTGATGGACTTCCCGTTCACCTGGGAAGAGATCGAGCCGTATTACTACAAGTTTGAGCTGATCTGCGGTCAATCGGGTAATACCGGCAACCTGCGCGGCCAGATTCTGCCGGGCGGCGATCCGTTTGAAGGCCCACGCTCTGAACCTTATCCGTTGCCTGCACTGGAAGACACGCTGAACAACGTGATGTTCAAAGAGGCGGCCACCAAGCTCGGCTATCATCCGTTCCCGAACCCTTCTGCCTGCGTATCGCGCGCGTGGAAAAATCCGTACGGCAACCAGATCGCGCCATGTAACTACTGCGGCTACTGCTCCAAATATCCGTGCCTTAATTACTCAAAGGCCTCGCCCCAAACTGCGGTGATGGATGCGCTGAAGCGCATGCCAAACTTCTCTTACGAAGTGCATGCCGAAGTGGTGAAAGTGGTGCTGCACGACGACCAGAAAACTGCCAAGGGCGTGATTTATTACGATGTGGATGGCAACGAAGTATTCCAGCCAGCGAAGATCGTGGTGCTCTCCAGCTTCCAGCTCTACAACGTGCGCCTGATGCTGCTGTCCGGTATCGGCAAGCCGTATAACCCAATCACCGAAGAAGGTGTGGTAGGGCGTAACTACGCGTTCCTGTCGAACGGCGGCGCAACCCTGTTCTTCAAAGACAAAAACTTCAACTCTTACGCCACCGCAGGCGCCACCGGCCAGATGTTCAACGACATCTCGCCAGGCAACTTCGACGGTCCGGGCCTCGGCTTCCTGGGCGGCGCCAAGATCCACAGTTCACAGGCCACCGGTACGCCAATGGCCGCTGCGTTGCCGAAAGGCACACCGAGCTGGGGCATGGGTTACAAGGAAGGTCTGGAGGAGTGGTACAACCATTCCATGAAGATCAGCATCACCACCACGTGCCAGTCGTACCGTGATATCTATCTGGATCTGGATCCAAACTACACCGACCATCGCGGTCAGCCGTTGCTGCGTATGACGTTCAACTGGAAAGAGAACGAACTGAAGCTGCAACAGCACCTGAAAGGCATCGTCGGCAACATCGCCAAAGAGCTGAACCCAGACAGCATGAGCATGAGCTTCCTGCCAATGGGCGCGGACTTTGACCTCACCAAATACGTCTCGACCCACAACGTGGGCGGCGCGGTGATGGGCGATAACCCGAAAACCTCTGCATTGAACAAGTACCTGCAGAGCTGGGATGTTCATAACGTGTTTGTGCCGGGCGGCAACGCCTTCCCGCAAAACTTCCAGGCGAACCCGACCGATACCATCGGCGCGATCACCTTGATGGCGGCACAAGCGATTAAAGAACATTATCTGAAAAATCCCGGTCCACTGGTACAGGCATAA
- a CDS encoding MarC family NAAT transporter: MLELFKAIGLGLVVILPLANPLTTVALFLGLAGEMNFQERNRQAMQASIYVFLIMMVAWYAGSAVLHTFGISIPGLRMAGGLIVAFIGFRMLFPAKPVGHSVEAEHKQDELDATDSNRESVNIAFVPLAMPSTAGPGTIAMIISSASTVKSGVDFPAWVVAVAPVLTFLAVSVILWISLRSSGAIMKLVGKGGIEAISRLMGFLLVCMGVQFVINGVLEVIHTYHSVVA, translated from the coding sequence ATGCTGGAGTTGTTTAAAGCCATCGGGCTGGGTTTGGTGGTGATTTTGCCGCTCGCCAATCCGCTGACCACCGTGGCGCTGTTTCTCGGCCTGGCCGGAGAGATGAATTTCCAGGAGCGTAATCGTCAGGCGATGCAGGCCTCGATCTACGTGTTCCTGATTATGATGGTGGCGTGGTACGCCGGCAGCGCAGTGCTGCACACCTTTGGTATCTCAATTCCCGGCCTGCGCATGGCGGGCGGGCTGATTGTGGCGTTTATCGGTTTTCGCATGCTGTTTCCGGCCAAACCGGTGGGGCATTCGGTCGAAGCCGAGCATAAGCAGGATGAGCTGGACGCGACCGATAGCAACCGTGAAAGCGTAAACATCGCGTTTGTGCCGCTGGCGATGCCGAGCACTGCGGGTCCGGGCACCATCGCGATGATCATCAGTTCCGCGTCGACGGTTAAATCGGGCGTGGATTTCCCGGCGTGGGTGGTTGCCGTTGCACCGGTGCTGACGTTTTTGGCTGTTTCGGTGATTCTGTGGATTTCACTGCGCAGTTCTGGCGCCATCATGAAGCTGGTAGGTAAAGGCGGGATCGAGGCGATTTCGCGTCTGATGGGCTTTTTGCTGGTGTGTATGGGCGTGCAGTTCGTGATAAACGGCGTGTTAGAAGTGATTCACACTTATCATTCGGTCGTGGCATAA
- a CDS encoding c-type cytochrome, whose amino-acid sequence MKLKSLLIANAVLLGSFAVQAHAEDEAQLIKQGEYLSRLGDCMACHTVSGKGDYAGGLAIESNLGTIYSTNITPDKEHGIGNYSEQQFSDAVRKGVLPNGSRLYPAMPYPDYAKISDADMHALYVYFMKGVKPSSEQPPETDLSFPFSQRWGMRFWNWAFTSDKPFQPIGGASEEVNRGAYIVESLGHCGSCHTPRGLGMNEKALDSSDEQFLAGGSLNNWDVPSLRGLPRWSEQEIVDYLQTGRNDKSAVGGEMKSVIEHSSSHMTDADLKAIASYLKFLGGNPALQAYDVKKQQATEAKLTAAKGLSEGERLYIDNCGACHFVTGKGAPGIFPELDQATIVNAKDPSGLIHTILAGAQQPSTEKAPSTLAMPGFAKRLDDDQVAKLATFIRQGWSNNAPEVTKDQVAEVRKTLK is encoded by the coding sequence ATGAAATTAAAATCATTGTTAATCGCCAACGCCGTGCTGCTGGGCAGCTTTGCAGTGCAGGCACACGCGGAAGATGAAGCTCAATTGATCAAGCAGGGTGAATACCTGTCGCGTCTCGGTGACTGTATGGCGTGCCATACGGTTTCTGGTAAAGGGGATTACGCCGGTGGTTTGGCGATTGAGTCGAATCTCGGCACCATTTACTCCACCAACATCACGCCGGACAAAGAGCACGGCATTGGCAACTACAGCGAGCAGCAGTTCTCGGACGCGGTGCGCAAAGGCGTGTTGCCGAACGGGTCGCGTCTCTATCCGGCGATGCCGTATCCGGATTACGCCAAAATCTCCGATGCTGATATGCACGCGCTGTATGTCTACTTTATGAAAGGCGTGAAGCCGAGCAGCGAGCAGCCGCCGGAAACCGATCTCAGCTTCCCGTTCAGCCAGCGCTGGGGCATGCGCTTCTGGAACTGGGCGTTCACCTCTGACAAGCCATTCCAGCCGATTGGTGGCGCGTCAGAAGAGGTCAATCGCGGGGCTTACATCGTGGAAAGCCTCGGTCACTGCGGCAGCTGTCATACGCCACGCGGCCTCGGTATGAACGAGAAAGCGCTGGATAGCAGTGACGAGCAGTTCCTTGCTGGTGGCAGCCTGAATAACTGGGATGTGCCGTCACTGCGTGGTTTGCCACGCTGGAGCGAGCAGGAGATCGTCGATTACCTGCAAACCGGTCGTAACGACAAGTCAGCGGTGGGCGGTGAGATGAAGTCGGTGATTGAGCACTCGAGCTCGCACATGACCGATGCTGACCTGAAAGCGATTGCCTCCTATCTGAAGTTCCTTGGCGGCAACCCGGCGCTGCAGGCGTATGACGTGAAGAAGCAGCAGGCGACGGAAGCGAAACTGACTGCCGCGAAAGGTTTGTCGGAAGGCGAACGTCTGTATATCGACAACTGCGGCGCTTGCCACTTTGTCACCGGCAAAGGCGCGCCGGGGATCTTCCCGGAGCTGGATCAGGCGACGATCGTCAATGCCAAGGATCCAAGCGGTTTGATCCACACCATTCTGGCCGGTGCGCAGCAGCCATCGACTGAGAAGGCGCCATCAACGCTGGCGATGCCAGGTTTTGCTAAGCGTCTGGATGATGATCAAGTGGCCAAACTGGCGACCTTCATTCGTCAGGGCTGGAGCAACAATGCGCCAGAGGTGACGAAAGATCAGGTAGCAGAAGTACGTAAGACGTTGAAATAA
- a CDS encoding carboxymuconolactone decarboxylase family protein encodes MTARVNHFKTVPTLVKTMSDLSMNVSNVSLETSLKHLVDLRASQLNQCAFCVDMHVKEAKLHGERELRLHHVAIWRESPLFTAKEKAALALTEALTRLGDHGIDEALYNEIRAHFSEVETSELTFCIAVINTWNRLMVLSQMTPGALDSAYGLDRADLR; translated from the coding sequence ATGACTGCACGCGTTAACCACTTCAAAACCGTTCCGACACTGGTCAAAACCATGTCCGATCTCTCTATGAACGTCAGTAATGTTTCATTAGAAACCTCACTGAAGCATCTGGTCGATCTGCGCGCCTCGCAGCTCAACCAATGCGCGTTCTGCGTCGATATGCATGTGAAAGAGGCCAAACTGCACGGCGAGCGCGAGCTGCGTCTACATCACGTGGCGATCTGGCGCGAATCGCCGCTGTTCACTGCCAAAGAGAAAGCGGCGCTGGCGCTGACCGAAGCGCTGACGCGTCTGGGCGATCACGGCATCGACGAAGCGCTGTACAACGAGATACGCGCACACTTCTCTGAAGTGGAGACCAGCGAACTGACGTTCTGCATCGCGGTGATTAACACCTGGAACCGCCTGATGGTGCTGTCGCAGATGACGCCGGGCGCACTGGACAGCGCTTATGGGTTGGATCGTGCTGATTTACGTTAA